The region AAACCTCGATTTCTGGCCATAACTCCTTAACGATTCGAACTGTTTCCTTTTCATGTTCGGGATTTACATATGAATGTAAATATGCAATTGCAATCGCTTCAACTTGCTCTTTTTTAAAATAATCGACAACTTCTTTTACTTGTTCTTTATTCAAAGGGGTTAATACTTCACCTTGATAATTCAATCGTTCACTAATTTCTTTCCTTAAATGACGTTCAATAAAAGGCTCAGGTTTTTTATAGCGAATATTAAACAAATCTGGACGATTCCCACGTGCTATTTCTAATATATCCCTGAATCCTTCGGTTGTAATTAATCCGGTTTTTGCTCCTTTTCTTTCAGTCAAAGCGTTAATTATTACCGTAGTTCCATGGATGAAGGTTGAAATTTCTTCCTTGTTGTCTATACTTTTATCAATGACATCTAAAACACCCTTTTCAAAGTTTGGAGGTGTTGTGGGGCCTTTGGCTATATCTAACCTACCTTGGTCATTAACATAAACTAAATCAGTAAATGTTCCACCGATATCAGTCGCTACTCTCATACTATCCACCCTTTCTATTGTTTGTTTATCGCTAAAAAATAACTGGAGTGAGCACACTAATTAAAACTGTTTCCGTATCTGTTGGATTCCTCCATTCATGGACTTTTTCTGAAGGAAAATGAATGGAGTCCCCTGCTTTCAGAACATATTCAACCTCTTCAACTTTAAAGATAACTGTACCTCTCATTACATGATAAAACTCCTCTCCAGGATGACTATACTTTTCCTTGAACTCCATGTTTGGCGGTAAAGTAACCATCATCGGCTCCAGTTTTCTTTCAGGGAATTCACCTGCCAAGCGAATATGAAATACGTCGGATCCCTCCAATTTAAATGGTTTATATTCCTCCTCATGTAATGCGTAATTATGATTTTCAATTTCCTCAAAGAAATAAGTGATATTAATATTTAATGCATCAGAAATTTTCTTT is a window of Virgibacillus ihumii DNA encoding:
- a CDS encoding helix-turn-helix domain-containing protein: MENIHKKIKSLRLEKGLTLKDLSDLTGLSVSFLSQIERGTSSLAITSLKKISDALNINITYFFEEIENHNYALHEEEYKPFKLEGSDVFHIRLAGEFPERKLEPMMVTLPPNMEFKEKYSHPGEEFYHVMRGTVIFKVEEVEYVLKAGDSIHFPSEKVHEWRNPTDTETVLISVLTPVIF